One genomic segment of Allocatelliglobosispora scoriae includes these proteins:
- a CDS encoding BTAD domain-containing putative transcriptional regulator encodes MHGEPNPPSDPGGLLRSHRHRVGLDQSALAERAGVSLRTLRDIEHGRVSKPRDTSLRRILTALPITDLDRAALHDAFAGHAARRPARDRPGLRLGVLGPLLLSHPDGPVAVDQAMPRTLLSLLALHPGQPVPVSEAIDTLWGDDPPKTCHNLVQVYVGRLRRLLQTGQRPPSAGDTIRFSAAGYLLDPAAVHTDVADFAVLCDQAAAAQAAGDPDTAADRYLDALRCWRGPVLGDFDPRLHHHPSAVRLNRRRIEAATAHADLALAADRPGETLGHLRELALLEPLHEGLHARLIRALAAAGEQAAALRAFTDLRERLLDQLGVLPGTQLTTAYHHVLTTSAPHAEPAAPQPRAGQAHPAQLPSRVAGFAGRTQHLAELDDLSRRTDETAAGTIAVVAGSAGVGKTALAVHWAHSAAPHFPDGQLYVNLRGFDPGGSPARPGEVLHGFLGALGVASTLIPAGDDGRAALYRTMLAGRRMLILLDNAADADQVRPLLPGSAGCFVLVTSRTQLTGLIVSMRAHLLTLSPLPEAEARQLLAARLSPDRLAAEADAIADLIDRCQRLPLALALVAARLAAQPATTIRALARQLDDADPSGSLDTLSVGDASTDLRTVFSWSYRHLGPDAARLFRLLGIHPGPDVSPSAVASLLAVTPSRARSLLRELTGNHLLQEQRPDRFEFHDLLRAYATELAEALDTPAARRQALHRVLDFYLVSAHTAAALLEPLRERLPIAASQLGVLPETLRTRMEALSWFAAERAALLAAVRRAEAEGWDTRCWQLAHIVSTCLYARGHWHDLASAQRTAMRAARRGGEHTGEGHAHLGLARVYSALGWWAKMQPHLRRALAIFADPGDHAGLARAHNAMALSYSRGGDHLRALHHNQHALKHFRLAGIANAYGQALNDIGWDYAQLGRYRPALAHCRRALRVIDALAEPTEAAHTWDSLGYIHHHLRDHRRAVACYEHAIRLFGENGNRYHEAETLTHLGDTYRAAGVPDAAGAAWRKARDILDDLHHPDNRRVHALLKRLDAGEPPREPALGRGTGRAAGSPDLSQVYAVQ; translated from the coding sequence GTGCACGGGGAACCGAATCCGCCGAGCGATCCGGGCGGGCTGCTGCGCAGCCATCGCCACCGGGTCGGCCTGGATCAGTCCGCGCTGGCCGAACGGGCCGGGGTGAGCCTGCGGACGTTGCGCGACATCGAGCACGGGCGCGTCAGCAAGCCGCGCGACACCTCTCTGCGCCGCATCCTCACCGCGCTGCCCATCACCGACCTCGACCGCGCCGCGCTGCACGACGCGTTCGCCGGCCACGCAGCCCGCAGGCCGGCCCGCGACCGACCCGGCCTGCGCCTCGGCGTGTTGGGGCCGCTGCTGCTCAGCCACCCGGACGGCCCGGTGGCGGTGGACCAGGCGATGCCCCGAACGCTGCTGTCACTGCTCGCGCTGCACCCCGGCCAGCCCGTGCCGGTGTCCGAGGCGATCGACACGCTCTGGGGCGACGACCCGCCGAAGACCTGCCACAATCTTGTCCAGGTCTATGTCGGCCGGCTCCGCCGACTGCTGCAGACCGGGCAGCGCCCCCCGTCCGCCGGCGATACGATCCGGTTCAGCGCAGCCGGCTATCTGCTCGACCCCGCGGCAGTGCACACCGACGTGGCGGACTTCGCCGTCCTGTGCGACCAGGCCGCCGCGGCCCAGGCCGCCGGAGATCCGGACACCGCCGCCGACCGCTACCTCGACGCGCTGCGGTGCTGGCGGGGACCGGTGCTCGGCGACTTCGACCCTCGCCTGCACCACCACCCGAGCGCGGTGCGGCTCAACCGTCGGCGGATCGAGGCCGCCACGGCGCACGCCGATCTGGCGTTGGCGGCGGACCGGCCCGGCGAGACGCTCGGCCACCTGCGCGAACTGGCCCTGCTCGAACCGCTGCACGAGGGCCTGCACGCCCGGCTGATCCGCGCACTCGCCGCCGCCGGCGAGCAGGCGGCCGCGCTGCGCGCCTTCACCGACCTGCGGGAGCGGCTTCTCGATCAGCTCGGTGTCCTGCCCGGCACCCAGCTGACCACCGCCTACCACCACGTGCTGACCACCTCGGCACCCCATGCCGAGCCGGCCGCGCCGCAGCCCCGCGCCGGGCAGGCCCACCCGGCCCAGCTGCCCTCGCGGGTGGCCGGATTCGCCGGCCGCACCCAGCACCTCGCCGAGCTGGACGACCTGTCCCGGCGGACGGACGAGACCGCCGCGGGAACGATCGCCGTGGTCGCCGGATCGGCCGGCGTCGGCAAGACCGCCCTCGCCGTGCACTGGGCCCACTCCGCCGCGCCGCACTTTCCCGACGGGCAGCTCTACGTCAACCTGCGCGGGTTCGACCCCGGCGGCTCACCCGCCCGCCCCGGCGAGGTGCTGCACGGCTTCCTCGGCGCGCTGGGCGTCGCCTCGACGCTCATCCCGGCCGGCGACGACGGCCGGGCCGCCCTCTACCGCACCATGCTCGCCGGGCGCCGGATGCTCATCCTGCTCGACAACGCCGCCGACGCCGACCAGGTCCGCCCGCTGCTGCCCGGCAGCGCCGGCTGTTTCGTCCTGGTCACCAGCCGCACCCAGCTGACCGGGCTCATCGTCAGCATGCGCGCCCACCTGCTCACCCTGTCACCGCTGCCGGAGGCTGAAGCACGCCAACTGCTGGCCGCGCGCCTCAGTCCGGACAGGCTCGCCGCCGAGGCCGACGCCATCGCCGACCTCATCGACCGCTGCCAGCGGCTCCCGCTGGCCCTGGCGCTGGTCGCCGCCCGGTTGGCCGCCCAGCCCGCCACGACGATCCGCGCGCTGGCCCGCCAACTCGACGACGCGGACCCCTCCGGCAGCCTCGACACGCTGTCGGTCGGCGACGCGTCGACGGACCTGCGTACCGTCTTCTCCTGGTCCTACCGCCACCTCGGCCCCGACGCCGCCCGGCTGTTCCGCCTGCTCGGCATCCACCCCGGCCCCGACGTGTCGCCCTCCGCCGTGGCGAGTCTGCTCGCGGTCACACCCAGCCGCGCCCGGTCGCTGCTGCGCGAGCTGACCGGCAACCACCTGCTGCAGGAGCAGCGGCCCGACAGGTTCGAATTCCACGACCTGCTCCGCGCGTACGCCACCGAGCTGGCCGAGGCCCTGGACACCCCCGCGGCCCGGCGGCAGGCCCTGCACCGGGTCCTCGACTTCTACCTCGTGTCGGCACACACCGCCGCCGCCCTGCTGGAGCCGCTGCGCGAGCGTCTCCCGATCGCCGCATCGCAACTGGGGGTCCTCCCGGAGACGCTCCGCACGCGGATGGAGGCGCTGTCCTGGTTCGCCGCCGAACGTGCCGCGCTGCTCGCCGCCGTGCGCCGAGCCGAGGCCGAGGGGTGGGACACCCGCTGCTGGCAGCTGGCACACATCGTCTCCACCTGCCTCTACGCCCGCGGCCACTGGCACGACCTGGCATCCGCCCAGCGCACGGCGATGCGGGCCGCGCGACGAGGCGGCGAGCACACCGGCGAGGGCCACGCGCACCTGGGCCTGGCCCGCGTCTACTCCGCCCTGGGCTGGTGGGCGAAGATGCAGCCGCACCTTCGGCGTGCGCTCGCCATCTTCGCCGACCCCGGCGACCACGCGGGCCTGGCGCGTGCCCACAACGCCATGGCGTTGAGCTACTCCCGGGGCGGAGACCACCTCCGGGCGCTGCACCACAACCAGCACGCCCTGAAGCACTTCCGCCTCGCCGGAATCGCCAACGCCTACGGCCAGGCCCTCAACGACATCGGCTGGGACTACGCGCAGTTGGGCCGCTACCGCCCCGCCCTGGCGCACTGCCGGCGGGCGCTGCGGGTGATCGACGCGCTCGCCGAACCGACCGAGGCCGCACACACCTGGGACAGCCTCGGCTACATCCACCACCATCTCCGTGACCACCGGCGTGCCGTGGCCTGCTACGAACACGCCATCCGCCTGTTCGGAGAGAACGGCAACCGGTATCACGAAGCCGAAACCCTCACCCACCTCGGCGACACCTACCGTGCCGCAGGAGTTCCGGACGCCGCCGGCGCCGCCTGGCGGAAGGCCCGGGACATCCTCGACGACCTGCACCATCCCGACAACAGGCGAGTCCATGCGCTGCTCAAGCGGCTCGACGCAGGAGAGCCGCCGCGGGAGCCCGCCCTCGGCCGAGGGACAGGTCGTGCAGCCGGCAGCCCGGACCTGTCTCAGGTCTACGCCGTGCAGTGA
- a CDS encoding RidA family protein yields MSAHITRINPAELHQPPGYTHVTIVEAGRTAYIAGQCPMGLDGALVGPGDLGAQIDQVVANSLAALSAAGATPADVVRSVIYVVSSDQQMLGEAWSRLTQSPLGVAFTTASTLLGVASLGFTGQLVEVDLTAAL; encoded by the coding sequence ATGTCGGCACACATCACTCGGATCAACCCTGCTGAGCTGCACCAGCCGCCGGGCTACACGCATGTCACGATCGTCGAGGCCGGTCGGACGGCGTACATCGCCGGGCAATGCCCCATGGGCCTCGATGGCGCCCTCGTCGGCCCCGGCGACCTCGGGGCGCAGATCGACCAGGTCGTGGCGAATTCGCTGGCCGCGCTGTCCGCGGCCGGTGCGACTCCCGCCGACGTGGTCCGTTCCGTCATATACGTGGTCAGCTCCGACCAGCAGATGCTGGGCGAGGCATGGTCGCGGCTGACGCAGTCGCCGCTGGGCGTGGCCTTCACCACGGCGAGCACACTGCTCGGCGTCGCCAGCCTGGGCTTTACCGGCCAGCTCGTGGAGGTCGACCTGACCGCGGCGCTGTGA
- a CDS encoding toll/interleukin-1 receptor domain-containing protein produces the protein MRIFVSYSSRDRLEALRLKEIAEGDGHQVWLDVFDIQPSAQLAEQLNSGIRSVDMICVLLSPTAVDSAWVNQEIETARALETQGVQVLPIILRAAPLPEGLRDLVAIDATLGLSDDAVALRVRRALGTQVRDGVLLDALRGAELADQAVRDAAEQALPDVRRRLERVADLPITELSLTIDQDTWPGPQGALLELLFTIDHLFLGSAVIVAAPYDGEATWRGYPGLEPSPREEFFASTKPRADARFSWAGRVVLPNRVIDGTDLGEQPLRFSFTLGGEYSAAERRATMAQLERFEIPSLRKLIDRHAKVRLRVFPLNGDPYDVDPLRTDLVATLTVPLRHSDHGVYGFTLWRTHQDHESQVLLASPSLRDCATDIEREALLSLYRDVPLRAAQTSRERVQRLAALLAQEAPIPDEDRWAAFTLLVGQARLLAMRGQRFEAGQQIYQALRLTGDAYDVTGADYVEFFRVWSALMFMADLLNPEHAGFYLNAASQLASQMSQLHPGEPDYASALALSRA, from the coding sequence GTGCGCATCTTCGTCTCATACAGTTCCCGTGACCGACTGGAAGCATTGCGGCTCAAGGAGATCGCCGAGGGCGACGGCCATCAGGTCTGGCTGGACGTGTTCGACATCCAGCCGTCGGCGCAGTTGGCGGAGCAGCTGAATTCGGGGATACGCAGTGTCGACATGATCTGTGTCCTGCTGTCGCCGACCGCGGTCGACTCGGCCTGGGTCAATCAGGAGATCGAGACGGCCCGGGCGTTGGAGACGCAGGGGGTTCAGGTGCTGCCGATCATTCTCCGGGCGGCGCCGCTGCCGGAGGGATTGCGCGATCTGGTGGCGATCGATGCGACGCTCGGGCTGAGCGACGACGCGGTGGCGCTGCGGGTCAGGCGGGCTCTGGGGACGCAGGTGCGTGACGGGGTGCTGCTGGACGCGTTGCGGGGTGCGGAACTGGCCGACCAGGCGGTGCGGGACGCGGCCGAGCAGGCGCTGCCGGATGTGCGGCGCAGGCTGGAGCGGGTGGCGGATCTGCCGATCACCGAGCTGTCGCTGACCATCGATCAGGACACGTGGCCGGGGCCGCAGGGGGCGTTGCTGGAACTGCTGTTCACGATCGATCACCTTTTCTTGGGTTCCGCGGTCATCGTGGCCGCGCCATACGACGGCGAAGCGACCTGGCGAGGGTATCCGGGGCTGGAGCCCAGCCCCCGGGAGGAGTTCTTCGCGTCGACCAAGCCTCGGGCCGACGCCCGGTTCTCCTGGGCGGGAAGGGTGGTGCTGCCCAATCGGGTGATCGACGGGACCGACCTGGGAGAGCAGCCGCTTCGATTCTCGTTCACGCTGGGCGGGGAGTATTCGGCGGCCGAGCGCAGGGCGACGATGGCGCAGCTGGAGAGGTTCGAGATCCCGTCGTTGCGGAAGCTCATCGACCGTCATGCCAAGGTGCGGCTGCGGGTGTTTCCGCTCAACGGCGACCCTTACGACGTCGACCCGCTCAGGACGGACCTGGTCGCGACGCTGACCGTCCCGTTGCGCCACTCCGACCATGGGGTCTACGGGTTCACGCTGTGGCGTACCCATCAGGATCATGAAAGTCAGGTCCTGCTCGCCTCGCCGAGTCTGCGCGACTGCGCCACCGACATCGAGCGGGAGGCGCTGCTGTCGCTGTACCGCGATGTGCCGCTGCGGGCGGCGCAGACCTCGCGGGAGCGGGTGCAGCGGCTGGCGGCGCTGCTGGCGCAGGAGGCGCCGATCCCGGACGAGGACCGCTGGGCGGCGTTCACCCTGCTGGTCGGCCAGGCCCGGCTGCTGGCCATGCGCGGCCAGAGATTCGAGGCGGGGCAGCAGATCTACCAGGCGCTGCGGTTGACCGGAGACGCATACGACGTCACCGGCGCCGACTATGTCGAGTTCTTCCGGGTGTGGTCGGCATTGATGTTCATGGCCGACCTGCTCAACCCGGAGCACGCCGGGTTCTACCTGAACGCGGCGAGTCAGCTGGCCTCTCAAATGAGCCAGCTGCACCCGGGCGAGCCGGACTATGCCAGTGCTCTGGCGCTCAGCCGAGCGTGA
- a CDS encoding LamG-like jellyroll fold domain-containing protein produces the protein MFANPTGSFTSVEAAVVQRVRDASGGWVAPDSTLRRSKTGSYEPAASWLGTSFSGGGAGPLVTLRRGGAELALRWPTALPVPSVSGRTATYAEVLPGVDLQLTAETEGFSEVLVVKNAAAAANPALTAVRFTTAVTGAQFKTGDGGSLSVVDAKGVALFGSGTPAMWDSSGGSMVSARSAGEARASVMPLSLEGKEIVVRPDLAVLRGAATKFPVYIDPAFGASAWTMINSRYPNQSYWSYDRNGCPSPYSSVQCAKVGYTDEGTSMIYRSIFRFPTSSFAGKHVLDAKVSVDLLHSWTCSKTRTNLHLVNPINAGTTWNNNAGSWGGPIAILDNNTCNRARVRSEWGATGAAQTAAANWWGDVTLGLRAGDEANHNAWKKFDAGTALLTVTYNSYPNAPDLMTVSGNGCVTGADRPVVKTATPELRARTSDPDGTAQLNNVTFWWWPVGGTRNDNDRVTQNSVTPGQQAIVSIPPGRLVNDVSYVFQVQAYDGIDTGQFSQTCEFKVDTAPPNPPSQVTSTDYPSDGQRHGGAGIAGTFTFFPPASIPSDFAGYAYTLDTGTSAANAIKVAANPGDQKATVGITPPTDDAFTLRVWSRDGGGNFSASPTSYAFSVKAGAGPDARWKLDEGTGSTAADASNHGNTMTVANPVWVASRGGTGKALSFNGTNATAVTSGPVATKSPTTGAPTTVRTDANFTVSAWVKVDTLNGTGQYVAVSQDGTRTSPWALAYQGPTNRWRFAMTGSDVDAPALYQVSSDAAPTAGKWTYLVATYDVATHQMRLYVDGVAQAGVATVTGGFNATGPVVLGRRMWAGGVDSFFNGSVDDVRIYGRVLGTTEPEFSNSLNPESPLVTFPNGNATQVNQPIQVTFNGGGDPAVTTVKYSLGAAGLGSTATLTPAGGQVTVTVTPVAAGEVRLFAQAVTSAGRLSAITSTLIQVVTPPSLTGTVVDVMSGSAVAGATVTLQPGGATRVTGVDGVYEFTGLTAGLYIVSAVVPGSCGVFASTQVEVTGKTYADLQLFPQSDVFGYTCTESAQPFVAADTTVLPLTGDDNVTQISLPFAMPFYGQSLASAWVSTNGLLTFANPGSDSLGTNGSIPNPSVPNSIVAPFWADLYIDGSASVRTTVVGVAPARKFVVEWRNAAFYNDFPRRITFEAVLSENGDITFNYASLDDAKERGETATVGVESNGGSYGLQYSFNQPMLTSGKSIAIDYPDYAQPISTWTVSGTVTQGGSPVAGATVTLLPQGTTVTTAANGAYSFSNLEQDGYTVTAAYGCAAVSQPVYLAGNTTVNLPLTAVPDGFGYTCSTSTQSFVNADTTVLPLTGDEGVTQVTLPFPVTYYGQSYSSVWVSTNGFASFTNPGGAHADDRTAVPNAAGPNAALYAFWDDLVVDGSASVRTTTLGSAPNRKFVIEWRNVYIYGNTSRRVTFEVLIGENGTVTFNYTGLDNTAERGATTVAGIEDHTGAVGQTYSSFQPSLVDNRAITYTPPAP, from the coding sequence GTGTTCGCGAACCCGACGGGTTCGTTCACGTCGGTTGAGGCGGCGGTGGTTCAGCGGGTCCGCGACGCGAGCGGCGGCTGGGTGGCACCGGACTCGACGTTGCGTCGCAGCAAGACCGGGTCGTATGAGCCGGCTGCCAGCTGGCTCGGTACCTCGTTCTCCGGTGGTGGTGCCGGTCCGCTGGTGACACTGCGGCGGGGTGGTGCCGAGCTCGCGCTGCGCTGGCCGACGGCGCTGCCCGTTCCGTCGGTGTCGGGCAGGACCGCCACCTACGCGGAGGTGCTGCCGGGTGTCGACCTGCAGCTGACCGCCGAGACCGAGGGCTTTTCCGAGGTGCTGGTGGTGAAGAACGCGGCGGCGGCGGCCAATCCCGCGTTGACGGCGGTGCGGTTCACCACGGCGGTCACCGGCGCGCAGTTCAAGACGGGGGACGGCGGGTCGTTGAGCGTGGTCGACGCGAAGGGCGTCGCGCTGTTCGGTTCGGGGACGCCGGCGATGTGGGACTCGTCCGGCGGGTCGATGGTGTCGGCCCGGTCGGCGGGAGAGGCTCGCGCATCGGTGATGCCGCTGTCGTTGGAGGGCAAGGAGATCGTGGTCCGGCCGGACCTGGCCGTCCTTCGCGGGGCGGCGACGAAGTTCCCGGTGTACATCGACCCGGCGTTCGGCGCGAGCGCGTGGACGATGATCAACAGCCGGTACCCGAACCAGTCGTACTGGAGCTATGACCGCAACGGCTGCCCCAGCCCTTATTCGAGCGTTCAGTGCGCCAAGGTCGGCTACACCGACGAGGGCACCTCGATGATCTACCGGTCGATATTCCGGTTCCCGACGTCCAGCTTCGCCGGCAAGCACGTCCTGGACGCGAAGGTCTCCGTCGACCTGCTGCACTCGTGGACCTGCAGCAAGACCCGGACCAACCTGCACCTCGTCAACCCGATCAACGCCGGCACCACCTGGAACAACAACGCCGGCAGCTGGGGCGGCCCGATCGCGATCCTCGACAACAACACGTGCAACCGGGCCCGGGTCCGTTCGGAGTGGGGCGCGACCGGCGCCGCGCAGACGGCCGCGGCGAACTGGTGGGGCGATGTCACGCTCGGCCTGCGCGCCGGTGACGAGGCCAACCACAACGCGTGGAAGAAGTTCGACGCGGGTACGGCGCTGCTCACGGTCACCTACAACTCGTACCCGAACGCACCGGACCTGATGACGGTCTCGGGCAACGGCTGCGTCACCGGCGCCGACCGCCCGGTCGTGAAGACGGCGACGCCTGAGCTGCGTGCCCGCACCTCCGACCCGGACGGCACGGCGCAACTCAACAACGTGACCTTCTGGTGGTGGCCGGTCGGCGGCACCCGCAACGACAACGACCGGGTGACGCAGAACTCGGTGACGCCGGGCCAGCAGGCGATCGTAAGCATCCCGCCGGGCCGGCTCGTCAACGACGTGAGCTACGTATTCCAGGTCCAGGCCTACGACGGCATCGACACCGGGCAGTTCTCCCAGACGTGCGAGTTCAAGGTGGACACCGCGCCACCGAACCCGCCGTCACAGGTGACCTCCACCGACTACCCATCCGACGGGCAGCGCCACGGCGGTGCCGGGATCGCGGGCACCTTCACCTTCTTCCCGCCGGCATCGATCCCCTCCGACTTCGCCGGCTACGCGTACACGCTGGACACCGGCACGTCGGCGGCGAACGCGATCAAGGTCGCGGCGAACCCCGGCGACCAGAAAGCCACGGTAGGCATCACCCCGCCGACCGATGACGCGTTCACCCTGCGGGTCTGGAGCCGCGACGGCGGCGGCAACTTCTCGGCCTCGCCGACCTCCTACGCGTTCAGCGTCAAGGCCGGCGCCGGACCCGACGCGCGGTGGAAGCTCGACGAGGGGACCGGCTCGACCGCAGCCGACGCGTCGAACCACGGCAACACGATGACGGTGGCCAACCCCGTATGGGTCGCCAGCCGCGGCGGTACCGGCAAGGCGCTGTCGTTCAACGGCACGAACGCCACGGCCGTGACGAGCGGACCGGTCGCCACCAAGTCACCCACGACGGGCGCGCCCACCACGGTGCGGACCGATGCGAACTTCACGGTCTCCGCCTGGGTGAAGGTCGACACGCTCAACGGCACCGGCCAGTACGTCGCGGTCAGCCAGGACGGCACCCGGACGTCGCCCTGGGCATTGGCCTACCAGGGCCCGACCAACCGGTGGCGTTTCGCGATGACCGGCTCGGACGTGGACGCCCCGGCCCTCTACCAGGTGTCGTCGGACGCGGCCCCGACCGCCGGCAAGTGGACCTACCTGGTCGCGACCTACGACGTCGCCACCCACCAGATGCGGCTCTACGTCGACGGTGTCGCGCAGGCCGGTGTCGCCACGGTCACCGGCGGGTTCAACGCGACCGGACCGGTGGTGCTCGGCCGGCGGATGTGGGCCGGCGGCGTCGACAGCTTCTTCAACGGCAGCGTCGACGACGTGCGGATCTACGGCCGGGTCCTGGGTACGACCGAGCCGGAGTTCAGCAACTCGCTGAACCCGGAGTCGCCGCTCGTCACCTTCCCCAACGGCAACGCCACCCAGGTCAACCAGCCGATCCAGGTCACGTTCAACGGGGGTGGCGATCCGGCGGTGACGACGGTCAAGTACAGCCTGGGCGCGGCCGGGCTCGGCTCGACGGCGACCCTGACTCCCGCCGGCGGGCAGGTGACCGTGACGGTCACGCCGGTGGCGGCGGGGGAGGTGCGGCTGTTCGCACAGGCGGTGACCAGTGCGGGGCGGCTGAGCGCGATCACCAGCACGCTGATCCAGGTCGTCACGCCGCCGTCGCTGACCGGCACGGTCGTGGACGTGATGTCCGGCAGCGCGGTCGCCGGGGCCACCGTGACCCTGCAGCCGGGTGGCGCCACGAGGGTGACCGGTGTCGACGGGGTGTACGAGTTCACCGGCCTGACTGCCGGGCTGTACATCGTGTCGGCCGTGGTGCCCGGTAGCTGCGGGGTGTTCGCCAGCACCCAGGTGGAGGTCACCGGTAAGACCTACGCCGATCTGCAGCTGTTCCCGCAGTCCGACGTGTTCGGCTACACCTGCACGGAGTCGGCGCAGCCGTTCGTCGCGGCCGACACCACCGTGCTGCCGCTGACCGGCGACGACAACGTCACCCAGATCAGTCTGCCGTTCGCGATGCCGTTCTACGGCCAGAGCCTCGCCTCTGCCTGGGTGTCGACCAACGGCCTGCTGACCTTCGCCAACCCCGGCAGCGACTCGCTCGGGACCAACGGGAGCATCCCGAACCCCAGCGTGCCGAACTCGATCGTGGCTCCGTTCTGGGCCGACCTCTACATCGACGGAAGCGCGAGCGTCCGCACCACGGTGGTCGGCGTCGCACCTGCACGGAAGTTCGTCGTCGAGTGGCGCAACGCGGCCTTCTACAACGACTTCCCGCGCCGGATCACCTTCGAAGCGGTGCTGTCGGAGAACGGTGACATCACGTTCAACTACGCCAGCCTCGACGACGCCAAGGAGCGCGGCGAGACCGCGACGGTGGGCGTGGAGAGCAACGGCGGGTCGTACGGCCTGCAGTACTCCTTCAACCAGCCGATGCTGACGTCAGGCAAGTCGATCGCCATCGACTACCCGGACTACGCCCAGCCGATCAGCACCTGGACGGTGTCCGGCACGGTCACCCAGGGCGGGTCTCCCGTCGCCGGAGCCACCGTGACGCTGCTGCCGCAGGGCACGACCGTGACGACGGCGGCGAACGGCGCCTACTCCTTCAGCAACCTGGAGCAGGACGGCTATACGGTCACGGCCGCCTACGGCTGCGCCGCGGTGTCGCAACCGGTCTACCTGGCCGGCAACACCACGGTCAACCTGCCGCTGACCGCCGTCCCCGACGGCTTCGGCTACACGTGCTCGACCAGCACCCAGTCGTTCGTGAACGCGGACACCACGGTGCTGCCGTTGACCGGCGACGAAGGCGTCACCCAGGTGACGCTGCCGTTCCCGGTGACGTACTACGGCCAGAGCTACAGCAGCGTCTGGGTGTCGACCAACGGGTTCGCCAGCTTCACCAACCCCGGTGGCGCACACGCCGACGACCGCACGGCGGTACCGAACGCCGCCGGTCCCAACGCCGCGCTGTACGCCTTCTGGGACGACCTGGTCGTCGATGGTTCGGCGAGCGTGCGGACCACGACGCTCGGATCCGCGCCCAACCGGAAGTTCGTCATCGAGTGGCGCAACGTCTACATCTACGGCAACACGTCGCGCCGGGTGACGTTCGAGGTGTTGATCGGTGAGAACGGCACCGTCACGTTCAACTACACCGGTCTGGACAACACCGCCGAGCGGGGCGCGACCACGGTCGCCGGCATCGAGGACCACACCGGCGCCGTCGGGCAGACGTACTCCTCGTTCCAGCCGTCCCTTGTGGACAACCGCGCGATCACCTACACGCCACCGGCCCCATGA